In Xanthomonas sacchari, a genomic segment contains:
- the minD gene encoding septum site-determining protein MinD: protein MAEIIVVTSGKGGVGKTTTSASLACGLARRGKKVAVIDFDVGLRNLDLIMGCERRVVYDFVNVVHNEATLKQALIKDKRFDNLFVLAASQTRDKDALTQEGVEKVLKDLAADGFDYIVCDSPAGIEKGAFLAMYFADRAVVVVNPEVSSVRDSDRILGLLDSKTHKAENGKSLPAFLLLTRYSPARVETGEMLSIADVEEVLGLKAIGVIPESGDVLNASNKGEPVILDAESPAGQAYEDAVARILGEERPMRFISVEKKGFFTKLFGG, encoded by the coding sequence GCGCGAGCCTGGCCTGCGGGCTGGCGCGACGCGGCAAGAAGGTCGCCGTGATCGACTTCGACGTGGGCCTGCGCAACCTCGACCTGATCATGGGCTGCGAGCGCCGCGTGGTGTACGACTTCGTCAACGTGGTGCACAACGAAGCCACGCTGAAGCAGGCCCTGATCAAGGACAAGCGCTTCGACAACCTGTTCGTGCTGGCCGCCTCGCAGACCCGCGACAAGGACGCGCTGACCCAGGAAGGCGTGGAGAAGGTGCTCAAGGACCTGGCCGCCGACGGCTTCGACTACATCGTCTGCGATTCGCCGGCCGGCATCGAGAAGGGCGCGTTCCTGGCGATGTACTTCGCCGACCGCGCGGTGGTGGTGGTCAATCCGGAAGTGTCCTCGGTGCGCGACTCCGACCGCATCCTCGGCCTGCTCGACTCCAAGACCCACAAAGCCGAGAACGGCAAGAGCCTGCCCGCATTCCTGCTGCTGACCCGCTACAGCCCGGCGCGCGTGGAAACCGGCGAGATGCTCAGCATCGCCGATGTGGAGGAAGTGCTCGGCCTGAAGGCGATCGGCGTGATCCCCGAATCCGGCGACGTGCTCAACGCCTCCAACAAGGGCGAACCGGTGATCCTGGATGCCGAATCCCCGGCCGGCCAGGCCTACGAGGACGCCGTGGCGCGCATCCTCGGCGAGGAACGTCCGATGCGCTTCATCTCCGTGGAGAAGAAGGGCTTCTTCACCAAGTTGTTCGGAGGGTGA
- the minE gene encoding cell division topological specificity factor MinE: MGLFDFLKTKKNTAETAKNRLQIIIAQERSQRGGPDYLPLLQRELLEVIKKYVNIDADAVKVDLVKDGEHDVLDISVALPEGPTP, encoded by the coding sequence ATGGGACTATTCGATTTCCTCAAGACCAAGAAGAACACCGCCGAGACCGCGAAGAACCGCCTGCAGATCATCATCGCGCAGGAACGCAGCCAGCGCGGCGGCCCGGACTACCTGCCGCTGCTGCAGCGCGAGCTGCTGGAAGTGATCAAGAAGTACGTCAACATCGACGCCGACGCGGTCAAGGTGGACCTGGTCAAGGACGGCGAGCACGACGTGCTCGACATCTCCGTGGCCCTGCCGGAAGGGCCGACGCCCTGA
- a CDS encoding sensor histidine kinase, translating to MPTRAGLRQRLTLWLVGYAALLSLAVFVHGYIVNDQAEQLTWRSLLTSELDHFLARSAADPDYRWIDTRTVSLYGDEGGAPLPPAVAALGPGLHDEVQLEGSEKVVLVQDVRGRRLALALDITELHDHEDNLALWMLVSNAVAVLLLGALVAWGMGRVVQPLIDMAQRIGSLRPDRPGQRIEVHPRASAEQVVIAEALNDYLARNDLFVERERAFIDSTSHELRTPVAVIGGAAELALEQHDVPPSVRNQLLRIRRTASGVGQLISLLLVLAKDPARLARGSDLVRLDQLLPEIVEDHRHLCADKRLELVLAPLPPCEVLAPLAIVQVAIGNLLRNAIESSDKGRIEITMPAPGVVCIDDPGHGMSPEEISAIYMRMARGGGSREGSGIGLDLIARLCEHLGWALHLDSLAGRGTRATLDLSSALKRPATPSPAP from the coding sequence ATGCCGACTAGGGCCGGGCTGCGGCAGCGGCTGACCCTGTGGCTGGTGGGCTACGCGGCGCTGCTGTCGCTGGCGGTGTTCGTGCACGGCTACATCGTCAACGACCAGGCCGAGCAGCTCACCTGGCGGTCGCTGCTGACCTCCGAACTGGACCACTTCCTGGCGCGCAGTGCCGCCGACCCGGACTATCGCTGGATCGACACCCGCACCGTGAGCCTGTACGGCGACGAGGGCGGTGCGCCGCTGCCGCCGGCGGTGGCGGCACTGGGCCCAGGGCTGCACGACGAGGTGCAGCTGGAAGGCAGCGAGAAGGTGGTGCTGGTGCAGGACGTGCGCGGGCGCCGCCTGGCGCTGGCGCTGGACATCACCGAACTGCACGACCACGAGGACAACCTGGCGCTGTGGATGCTGGTGTCCAACGCGGTGGCGGTGCTGCTGCTCGGCGCCCTGGTGGCCTGGGGCATGGGCCGGGTGGTGCAGCCGCTGATCGACATGGCCCAGCGCATCGGCAGCCTGCGTCCGGACCGGCCCGGGCAGCGCATCGAGGTGCATCCGCGCGCCAGCGCCGAGCAGGTGGTGATCGCCGAGGCGCTGAACGACTACCTGGCGCGCAACGACCTGTTCGTGGAGCGCGAGCGCGCCTTCATCGACAGCACCAGCCACGAGTTGCGCACGCCGGTGGCGGTGATCGGCGGCGCCGCCGAACTGGCGCTGGAGCAGCACGACGTGCCGCCCAGCGTGCGCAACCAGTTGCTGCGCATCCGCCGTACCGCCAGCGGCGTCGGCCAGTTGATCTCGCTGCTGCTGGTGCTGGCCAAGGATCCGGCGCGGCTGGCGCGCGGCAGCGACCTGGTGCGGCTGGACCAGTTGCTGCCGGAGATCGTCGAGGACCACCGCCACCTGTGCGCGGACAAGCGCCTGGAACTGGTGCTGGCGCCGCTGCCGCCGTGCGAGGTGCTCGCCCCGCTGGCGATCGTGCAGGTGGCGATCGGCAACCTGCTGCGCAATGCCATCGAGAGCAGCGACAAGGGCCGGATCGAGATCACCATGCCGGCGCCGGGCGTGGTCTGCATCGACGATCCCGGCCACGGCATGAGCCCGGAAGAGATCAGCGCGATCTACATGCGCATGGCGCGCGGCGGCGGCAGCCGCGAGGGCAGCGGCATCGGCCTGGACCTGATCGCGCGGCTGTGCGAGCACCTGGGCTGGGCGCTGCACCTGGATTCGCTGGCCGGCAGGGGCACCCGCGCGACGTTGGACCTGAGCAGCGCCTTGAAGCGCCCTGCGACGCCGTCGCCCGCGCCGTAG
- a CDS encoding response regulator transcription factor — protein sequence MRLLVIEDNRNLVANLFDYFEVRGHTLDAAPDGVTGLHLATTQRYDALILDWMLPRLDGQQVLRALREEHHADVPVIMLTARDELPDKIAGFRAGADDYLTKPFALPELEVRLEALLVRASGRGRSKLLRVGDLQLDLSTLEVTRGGRTLHLYPACRKLLEVLMQASPAAVTRDRLEQALWGDEPPDGDMLRSHIYDLRRSVDGPFAAKLIHTLPRIGYRLAVVGPHEGEHAD from the coding sequence ATGCGGCTGCTGGTCATAGAAGACAACCGGAACCTGGTCGCCAACCTGTTCGACTACTTCGAGGTGCGCGGCCACACCCTGGACGCGGCGCCGGATGGCGTCACCGGGCTGCACCTGGCCACCACCCAGCGCTACGACGCGCTGATCCTGGACTGGATGCTGCCGCGCCTGGACGGGCAGCAGGTGCTGCGCGCGTTGCGCGAGGAGCACCATGCCGACGTGCCGGTGATCATGCTGACCGCGCGCGACGAACTGCCGGACAAGATCGCCGGCTTCCGCGCCGGTGCCGACGACTATCTGACCAAGCCGTTCGCGCTGCCGGAACTGGAAGTGCGGCTGGAAGCGTTGCTGGTGCGCGCCAGCGGCCGCGGCCGCAGCAAGCTGCTGCGCGTGGGCGACCTGCAGCTGGACCTGTCCACGCTGGAAGTGACCCGCGGCGGGCGCACCCTGCACCTGTACCCGGCCTGCCGCAAGCTGCTGGAGGTGCTGATGCAGGCCAGCCCGGCCGCGGTCACCCGCGACCGCCTGGAGCAGGCGCTGTGGGGCGACGAGCCGCCGGACGGGGACATGCTGCGCTCGCACATCTACGACCTGCGCCGCAGCGTCGACGGCCCGTTCGCGGCCAAGCTGATCCACACCCTGCCGCGCATCGGCTACCGCCTGGCGGTGGTCGGCCCCCACGAGGGCGAGCATGCCGACTAG
- a CDS encoding phosphatase PAP2 family protein translates to MLSTPLRLSAAAAPHLGARRHFYLSHLWVPLALVLLASTVLMGLGGDFWIADLLYRWEGGQWALKDAALTRSLIHHDGKLLSAAAWAVTATLTVWVWRRPDGRHYRQPLLYLLLAVALSTGAVSLLKSVTHMDCPWDLTRYGGERIFVGLFETRPADMPRGVCFPAGHSSAGYAWVALYFVALALKPAWRWPALAIGLGGGLLFGVGQQLRGAHFLSHDLWTLALCWGVALGLYRAMLWPRAMSLQADHHPSTFNDAAA, encoded by the coding sequence ATGCTCAGTACGCCCCTGCGATTGTCCGCTGCGGCGGCGCCCCACCTCGGCGCACGCCGGCACTTCTATCTCTCCCATCTGTGGGTGCCGCTGGCGCTGGTGCTGCTGGCCAGCACCGTGTTGATGGGCCTGGGCGGCGATTTCTGGATCGCCGACCTGCTGTATCGCTGGGAAGGCGGGCAATGGGCGCTGAAGGATGCGGCGCTGACCCGTAGCCTGATCCACCACGACGGCAAGCTGCTGAGCGCTGCGGCGTGGGCGGTCACCGCCACGCTGACGGTGTGGGTCTGGCGCCGTCCCGACGGCCGCCACTACCGGCAGCCGCTGCTGTACCTGCTGCTGGCGGTGGCGCTGAGCACCGGCGCGGTGTCGTTGCTGAAGTCGGTGACCCATATGGACTGTCCCTGGGACCTGACCCGCTACGGCGGCGAGCGGATCTTCGTGGGCCTGTTCGAAACCCGCCCAGCCGACATGCCGCGCGGGGTATGCTTCCCCGCCGGTCATTCCAGTGCCGGCTACGCCTGGGTGGCGCTGTACTTCGTCGCGTTGGCGCTCAAGCCTGCTTGGCGCTGGCCGGCGCTGGCGATCGGCCTCGGGGGAGGCCTGTTGTTCGGGGTTGGTCAGCAGTTGCGCGGCGCGCATTTCCTGTCGCACGACCTGTGGACGCTGGCCTTGTGCTGGGGCGTGGCACTGGGCCTGTACCGGGCGATGTTGTGGCCGCGCGCGATGTCGCTGCAGGCCGACCACCACCCGTCCACCTTCAACGATGCCGCCGCATGA
- a CDS encoding phosphoethanolamine transferase, which translates to MSRSDAPPSPSIASRARWWAWRPQLSNETLALAASAFFALACNGMFWRSAMSGHAGDVKLALSLFLLLLAVHGLLLGLLLWRGIAKPVLTVLLITTAFAAHYMNSYSVYLDADMLRNVLATDHKESRELMTPALIAPLLFYAALPILVLWRVRLIRRSPLKALAIRAGFLVGMLALGGIGAMLSFQDLSAMMRNHREIRYLATPINYLVALRQNFKSDSPTRKAPKLPLEHDAKATARAPGSKPRLLVVVLGETARAQNWGLNGYARQTTPELAKRDVINFPDMHSCGTSTEVSVPCMFSPFGRHDYNESNIRKHQSLLHVLEHAGISTLWRDNQSGCKGVCDGLQIQHLDDAKDPQLCKDGRCMDEILLQDLAAQVRAKPGDRVVVLHQLGSHGPSYFERYPAAFRRFTPTCDTADLGNCSRELITNAYDNSLLYTDHLLARTIDALQAMPDYDTAMIYLSDHGESLGEKGLYLHGVPYAIAPQEQTHVPMVMWFSPGFASARGLDLACLQARSRRYANQDNLFPSVLGLMQVRTGVYDHARDLFAQCAKPQ; encoded by the coding sequence ATGAGCCGTTCCGACGCCCCGCCCTCGCCGTCCATCGCGTCCCGTGCCCGCTGGTGGGCCTGGCGCCCGCAACTGAGCAACGAGACGCTGGCGCTGGCGGCCAGCGCATTCTTCGCCCTGGCCTGCAACGGCATGTTCTGGCGCAGCGCGATGAGCGGCCACGCCGGCGACGTGAAGCTGGCGCTGTCGCTGTTCCTGCTGCTGCTGGCGGTGCACGGCCTGCTGCTGGGCCTGCTGCTGTGGCGCGGCATCGCCAAGCCGGTGCTGACCGTGCTGCTGATCACCACTGCGTTCGCCGCGCACTACATGAACAGCTACAGCGTCTACCTGGACGCGGACATGCTGCGCAACGTGCTGGCCACCGACCACAAGGAATCGCGTGAGCTGATGACCCCGGCGCTGATCGCGCCGCTGCTGTTCTACGCGGCGCTGCCGATCCTGGTGCTGTGGCGGGTGCGGCTGATCCGGCGTTCGCCGCTGAAGGCGCTGGCGATCCGCGCCGGCTTCCTGGTCGGCATGCTGGCGCTGGGCGGCATCGGCGCGATGCTGTCGTTCCAGGACCTGTCGGCGATGATGCGCAACCATCGCGAGATCCGCTACCTGGCCACGCCGATCAACTACCTGGTCGCGCTGCGGCAGAACTTCAAGTCCGACAGCCCCACGCGCAAGGCGCCGAAGCTGCCGCTGGAACACGACGCCAAGGCCACCGCGCGCGCGCCGGGCAGCAAGCCGCGGCTGCTGGTGGTGGTGCTGGGCGAGACCGCGCGCGCGCAGAACTGGGGCCTCAACGGCTACGCCCGGCAGACCACGCCGGAACTGGCCAAGCGCGACGTGATCAACTTCCCCGACATGCATTCCTGCGGTACCAGCACCGAGGTCTCGGTGCCGTGCATGTTCTCGCCGTTCGGCCGCCACGACTACAACGAGAGCAACATCCGCAAGCACCAGTCGCTGCTGCATGTGCTCGAACATGCCGGCATCAGCACGCTGTGGCGCGACAACCAGTCCGGCTGCAAGGGCGTGTGCGACGGCCTGCAGATCCAGCACCTGGACGATGCCAAGGATCCGCAGTTGTGCAAGGACGGGCGCTGCATGGACGAGATCCTGCTGCAGGACCTGGCCGCGCAGGTGCGCGCCAAGCCCGGCGACCGCGTGGTGGTGCTGCACCAGCTCGGCAGCCACGGTCCCAGCTATTTCGAGCGCTATCCGGCCGCGTTCCGCCGCTTCACCCCGACCTGCGACACCGCCGACCTGGGCAACTGCAGCCGCGAACTGATCACCAACGCCTACGACAATTCGCTGCTGTACACCGACCACCTGCTGGCGCGCACCATCGACGCGCTGCAGGCCATGCCCGACTACGACACGGCGATGATCTACCTCTCCGACCACGGCGAGTCGCTGGGCGAAAAGGGCCTGTACCTGCATGGCGTGCCCTACGCGATCGCGCCGCAGGAGCAGACCCACGTGCCGATGGTGATGTGGTTCTCGCCGGGTTTCGCCAGCGCGCGCGGCCTGGACCTGGCCTGCCTGCAGGCGCGTTCGCGCCGCTATGCCAACCAGGACAACCTGTTCCCGTCGGTGCTGGGGCTGATGCAGGTGCGGACCGGCGTCTACGACCACGCGCGCGACCTGTTCGCGCAGTGCGCCAAGCCGCAGTGA
- a CDS encoding M2 family metallopeptidase, whose amino-acid sequence MNHRSPLLALCLGASLLTLSSCRKEPAAETAAPAAAQPQGESADQFVARINEEYRALLPELTAAQWLSATYINGDSERLAARANARWLTTLNGWIAQARRYDGTPMSADSARALRLLQQMTAMPAPRDPARLTELAALATKMEGAYGAASYCTGEGDARRCRQLGELEDVLRRSRDYDQQLDAWQGWHAAVQPMRKDYQRFVELVNEGARDMGYADTGALWRSGYDMPPAQLAAETDRLWTQVKPLYEQLHCYARGKLDAEYGKDKGELAGGLLPAHLLGNMWQQDWSNLWDLLQPYPGAGSLDITDALERQYQGDLSAALARRNGDTSAEARFMAQREAQLLSARQMTERAQDFYTSLAMPKLPDSYWTRSQFIKPLDRDVVCHASAWDMDMAGDVRTKMCVKPNEADFTTIYHELGHLYYDLAYNPLPPLFQAGANDGFHEAIGDTVVLAMTPQYLHSIGLVDAPQVGREALINAQMRMALSKVAFLPFGLMIDRWRWGVFDGSIAPDRYNQAWWELKAKYQGVAPATPRGEAFFDPGAKYHVPANTPYTRYFLSHILQFQFYKSLCDAAGYKGPLYECTFYGNKEAGQKFWSMLQRGASQPWQATLKELTGSERIDAGPLLEYFAPMQEWLKQQNQGRMCGWDPAAQASAQASAATPAASAPTPAPTTPPRQR is encoded by the coding sequence GTGAACCACCGCTCTCCGCTGCTCGCGCTGTGTCTCGGCGCGAGCCTGCTGACGCTGTCTTCCTGCCGCAAGGAACCCGCGGCCGAGACCGCCGCCCCCGCCGCGGCCCAGCCCCAGGGCGAGAGCGCCGACCAGTTCGTGGCCCGCATCAACGAGGAGTACCGCGCGCTGCTGCCGGAACTGACCGCGGCGCAATGGCTGTCGGCGACCTACATCAACGGCGACAGCGAGCGGCTGGCGGCCAGGGCCAACGCACGCTGGCTGACCACCCTCAACGGCTGGATCGCGCAGGCGCGGCGCTACGACGGCACGCCGATGTCGGCCGACAGCGCCCGCGCGCTGCGCCTGCTGCAGCAGATGACCGCGATGCCGGCACCGCGCGATCCGGCGCGGCTGACCGAACTGGCCGCGCTGGCGACGAAGATGGAAGGCGCCTACGGCGCCGCCTCCTATTGCACCGGCGAGGGCGATGCGCGCCGCTGCCGACAGTTGGGCGAACTGGAGGACGTGCTGCGCCGCAGCCGCGACTACGACCAGCAACTGGACGCCTGGCAGGGCTGGCACGCCGCCGTGCAGCCGATGCGCAAGGACTACCAGCGCTTCGTCGAACTAGTCAACGAAGGCGCGCGCGACATGGGCTACGCCGACACCGGCGCGCTGTGGCGCAGCGGCTACGACATGCCGCCGGCGCAACTGGCCGCCGAGACCGACCGGCTGTGGACCCAGGTCAAGCCGCTCTACGAACAGCTGCACTGCTACGCGCGCGGCAAGCTCGACGCCGAGTACGGCAAGGACAAGGGCGAGCTCGCCGGCGGCCTGCTGCCGGCGCACCTGCTCGGCAACATGTGGCAGCAGGACTGGAGCAACCTGTGGGACCTGCTGCAGCCCTATCCCGGCGCCGGCAGCCTGGACATCACCGACGCGCTGGAACGGCAGTACCAGGGCGACCTGAGCGCGGCGCTGGCGCGGCGCAACGGCGATACCTCGGCGGAAGCGCGGTTCATGGCCCAGCGCGAGGCGCAACTGCTCAGCGCGCGGCAGATGACCGAGCGCGCACAGGACTTCTACACCTCGCTGGCGATGCCCAAGCTGCCGGACAGCTACTGGACGCGCAGCCAGTTCATCAAGCCGCTGGACCGCGACGTGGTCTGCCACGCCAGCGCCTGGGACATGGACATGGCCGGCGACGTGCGCACAAAGATGTGCGTGAAGCCGAACGAAGCGGACTTCACCACCATCTACCACGAGCTCGGCCACCTCTATTACGACCTCGCCTACAACCCGTTGCCGCCGCTGTTCCAGGCCGGCGCCAACGACGGCTTCCACGAAGCCATCGGCGACACCGTGGTGCTGGCGATGACCCCGCAGTACCTGCATTCGATCGGCCTGGTCGACGCACCGCAGGTCGGACGCGAGGCGTTGATCAACGCGCAGATGCGCATGGCCCTGAGCAAGGTCGCGTTCCTGCCGTTCGGCCTGATGATCGACCGCTGGCGCTGGGGCGTGTTCGACGGCTCGATCGCCCCGGACCGCTATAACCAGGCCTGGTGGGAACTGAAGGCCAAGTACCAGGGCGTGGCGCCGGCGACGCCGCGCGGCGAGGCGTTCTTCGACCCCGGCGCCAAGTACCACGTGCCGGCCAACACCCCCTACACCCGTTACTTCCTCTCGCACATCCTGCAGTTCCAGTTCTACAAGAGCCTGTGCGACGCCGCCGGCTACAAGGGGCCGCTGTACGAGTGCACCTTCTACGGCAACAAGGAAGCCGGACAGAAGTTCTGGTCGATGCTGCAGCGCGGCGCCAGCCAGCCGTGGCAGGCCACGCTCAAGGAGCTGACCGGCAGCGAGCGCATCGACGCCGGCCCACTGCTGGAGTACTTCGCACCGATGCAGGAGTGGCTCAAGCAGCAGAACCAGGGGCGGATGTGCGGGTGGGATCCCGCGGCGCAGGCGTCGGCGCAAGCCAGTGCGGCCACCCCCGCTGCATCCGCGCCCACGCCAGCGCCGACGACGCCACCGCGCCAGCGCTAA
- a CDS encoding GNAT family N-acetyltransferase, whose product MGQSAGQAAQEAVSLARVRRRDGVALIQAHRASVALHHPWSYPFTDVPGFEAWYKQTLDGSNIALLARERSSGALAGLFTFSQVVGGCFQSAYLGYHAMAGCEGRGLMTHALRLCVGYAFAELGLHRVEANIQPDNTRSLALAQRAGFRREGYSPRYLRIGGVWRDHERWARLADD is encoded by the coding sequence ATGGGCCAGAGCGCCGGCCAGGCTGCGCAGGAGGCGGTGTCGCTGGCACGGGTGCGGCGCCGCGACGGCGTCGCGCTGATCCAGGCGCACCGCGCCAGCGTCGCCCTGCATCATCCCTGGAGCTATCCGTTCACCGACGTGCCCGGGTTCGAGGCGTGGTACAAGCAGACCCTGGACGGCAGCAACATCGCGCTGCTGGCGCGCGAACGCAGCAGCGGCGCGCTGGCCGGCCTGTTCACCTTCAGCCAGGTGGTCGGCGGCTGCTTCCAGAGCGCCTACCTGGGCTACCACGCCATGGCCGGCTGCGAAGGCCGCGGGCTGATGACGCATGCGCTGCGCCTGTGCGTGGGCTACGCCTTCGCCGAGCTGGGCCTGCACCGGGTGGAAGCCAACATCCAGCCGGACAACACCCGCTCGCTGGCCCTGGCGCAGCGTGCCGGCTTTCGCCGTGAAGGCTACTCGCCGCGCTACCTGCGCATCGGCGGGGTGTGGCGCGACCACGAGCGCTGGGCGCGGCTGGCGGACGACTGA
- a CDS encoding multidrug effflux MFS transporter, with amino-acid sequence MTLPSVSTRRMALLLAGLAMFGPFSIDTIFPAFPQLAQRLHADPVAIQQTVSVYLLAYALMGLAHGPLSDALGRRRVIVAGLIVFILASAGCALSRDLPTLLAFRALQGVSAGVGMIVGRAVIRDLFHGDDAQRLMSQVSMLFGIAPAIAPIIGGWILGSGRGWPMIFWFLVGFSSLLLVATLRWMPETHPPQARTPLAPRRLLRDYVGIALNPRFQRLAAAGAFNFGGVFLYIASAPVFMIDLLGKTERDFAWLFLPTIGGMTLGAFLSGRMAGRFGPMRQVRIGFVCCGLSMVGNIAYTALAPAIALPWAVLPIFFAGLGTALIFPILALAVLDMYPRQRGLASSLQAFTQLMVTVLVAGVLSPLLSGHALHLALGSGGFFLLGWGFWRWERRSGKRLPRPDAQVPRLEPADPL; translated from the coding sequence ATGACGCTCCCATCCGTGTCCACACGCCGCATGGCCCTGCTGCTTGCCGGGCTGGCGATGTTCGGCCCGTTCTCCATCGACACCATCTTCCCGGCGTTCCCGCAGCTGGCGCAGCGCCTGCACGCCGATCCGGTGGCGATCCAGCAGACGGTGAGCGTGTACCTGCTGGCCTATGCGCTGATGGGCCTGGCGCACGGGCCGCTGTCCGACGCGCTGGGGCGCCGGCGGGTGATCGTCGCCGGGCTGATCGTGTTCATCCTGGCCTCGGCCGGCTGCGCGCTGTCGCGCGACCTGCCGACCCTGCTGGCGTTCCGCGCGCTGCAGGGCGTCTCGGCCGGCGTCGGCATGATCGTCGGCCGCGCGGTGATCCGCGACCTGTTCCACGGCGACGATGCGCAGCGGCTGATGAGCCAGGTCTCGATGCTGTTCGGCATCGCCCCGGCGATCGCGCCGATCATCGGCGGCTGGATCCTCGGCAGCGGCCGCGGCTGGCCGATGATCTTCTGGTTCCTGGTCGGCTTTTCCTCGCTGCTGCTGGTGGCGACCCTGCGCTGGATGCCGGAGACGCATCCGCCGCAGGCGCGCACGCCGCTGGCGCCGCGCAGGCTGCTGCGCGACTACGTCGGCATCGCGCTCAATCCGCGCTTCCAGCGCCTGGCCGCGGCCGGTGCGTTCAATTTCGGCGGGGTGTTCCTGTACATCGCCTCGGCGCCGGTGTTCATGATCGACCTGCTGGGCAAGACCGAGCGCGACTTCGCCTGGCTGTTCCTGCCCACCATCGGCGGCATGACCCTGGGCGCATTCCTGTCCGGGCGCATGGCCGGGCGGTTCGGGCCGATGCGGCAGGTGCGCATCGGCTTCGTCTGCTGCGGCCTGTCGATGGTCGGCAACATCGCCTACACCGCGCTGGCCCCGGCCATCGCGTTGCCGTGGGCGGTGCTGCCGATCTTCTTCGCCGGCCTGGGCACGGCGCTGATCTTCCCGATCCTGGCGCTGGCGGTGCTGGACATGTATCCGCGCCAACGCGGGCTGGCCTCGTCGCTGCAGGCCTTCACCCAGTTGATGGTCACCGTGCTGGTGGCCGGGGTGCTGTCGCCGCTGCTCAGCGGCCATGCCCTGCACCTGGCGCTGGGCTCGGGCGGGTTCTTCCTGCTCGGCTGGGGGTTCTGGCGCTGGGAACGGCGCAGCGGCAAGCGCTTGCCGCGGCCGGATGCGCAGGTGCCGCGGCTGGAACCGGCCGACCCGCTGTGA